The following proteins are co-located in the Microplitis demolitor isolate Queensland-Clemson2020A chromosome 5, iyMicDemo2.1a, whole genome shotgun sequence genome:
- the LOC128667789 gene encoding uncharacterized protein LOC128667789 has translation MWTKIEKLIGDKKKSSEIFDSISFNNRYLKNELDIANGFNRYFVNSIKHIIKEVESNDVSTGYNHKELVDNFDNSKIWGKFDEVSVLEVEKIINNLDVNKGANNDLNAVIVKKIWDCNRNIILSMLDCSLNLGIVPNCWKVSVITPISKIKNSDKAENFRPINTLPILKQILERIVKTQLEKFIEDNVISDVGQSCYRKYFSCESALQDLLTKWRKDLDDGMWIRIIFIDFTRAFETVDRKVLIDLLRKIGLRGIVLD, from the coding sequence ATGTGgactaaaattgaaaaattaattggtgACAAAAAGAAAAGCAGCGAAATATTTGACTCCATTAGTTTTAATAatcgttatttaaaaaatgaacttgACATAGCAAACGGGTTCAAtagatattttgtaaatagtaTAAAACATATTATTAAGGAAGTTGAAAGTAATGATGTATCCACTGGATATAATCATAAAGAGcttgttgataattttgataatagtaaaatatggGGAAAATTTGATGAGGTATCAGTATTGGAAgttgagaaaattattaataatttagatgTAAATAAAGGTgcaaataatgatttaaatgcTGTGATAGTCAAGAAAATTTGGGACTGTAATCGCAATATTATTCTAAGTATGTTAGATTGTTCGTTAAACTTAGGTATAGTTCCTAACTGCTGGAAAGTTTCTGTAATAACACCAATttcaaagattaaaaatagtgacaaagctgaaaattttaggcCCATAAATACTCTTCCAATCTTGAAACAGATTCTAGAGCGAATAGTGAAGACCCAACTTGAGAAATTTATCGAGGATAACGTTATTTCGGACGTAGGTCAATCTTGTTACCGAAAATATTTCTCATGTGAGTCCGCATTGCAAGACTTACTTACTAAATGGAGAAAAGATCTAGATGATGGTATGTGGattagaataatatttattgattttacaaGGGCATTTGAAACGGTAGACAGAAAAGTACTCATTGATTTGTTAAGAAAGATTGGATTGAGAGGAATTGTGTTGGATTAG